A window from Psychrobium sp. MM17-31 encodes these proteins:
- the lpxB gene encoding lipid-A-disaccharide synthase, with protein MSQITPTTDVDLIPIRIGIVAGEISGDILGASFIKSIKKRYPNAVFEGIGGPQMIEQGCHSLFDMEELSVMGLVEVFSRLRRLFAVKRALFEHFTANPPDVFVGIDAPDFNLRLELQLKEAGIKTVQYVSPSIWAWRQKRIFKVAKATNLVLALLPFEKEFYDKYDFPCDFVGHTLADQIAPDMSKQDARDKLGLELDAKYLALMPGSRGSELKYNSQMYLEAALRLKEKYPELRFVIPLVNEQRKAQFLAAKAELAPNLDIAIIDGQSRDVMAASDVIMLASGTATLEGLLVNRPMVVVHKIHWLTYKIFKPMMKVEHYSLPNLLAKKELIVELIQDDATIDNIVTEASKLLDSDNQAMLGEFSKLQQLLKCDASERAADSVLGLIKQK; from the coding sequence GTGAGCCAGATAACCCCTACTACAGACGTTGATCTCATTCCAATTCGCATCGGTATTGTCGCCGGAGAAATCTCCGGCGATATTCTTGGTGCGAGTTTTATCAAGTCTATAAAAAAACGTTACCCTAACGCCGTCTTCGAAGGCATTGGTGGCCCGCAAATGATTGAACAAGGCTGTCACAGTCTGTTTGATATGGAAGAGCTGTCGGTGATGGGACTCGTTGAAGTATTTAGCCGCCTGCGCCGCCTGTTTGCTGTTAAGCGCGCTTTGTTCGAGCACTTTACGGCGAATCCACCTGATGTCTTTGTTGGTATCGACGCACCTGATTTTAATCTGCGCTTAGAGCTCCAATTGAAAGAAGCGGGTATTAAAACCGTGCAATACGTGAGTCCATCGATTTGGGCATGGCGTCAAAAGCGCATTTTTAAAGTTGCCAAGGCTACTAACCTAGTACTAGCTTTGCTGCCGTTTGAAAAAGAATTTTACGATAAATACGATTTTCCCTGTGATTTTGTCGGTCATACTTTGGCGGATCAAATCGCGCCAGATATGTCTAAACAAGATGCCAGAGATAAACTAGGCCTTGAACTAGACGCTAAATATCTCGCACTAATGCCAGGAAGTCGTGGCAGTGAGCTTAAATACAATAGTCAAATGTATCTTGAAGCGGCGTTGCGGTTAAAAGAAAAATACCCTGAATTACGTTTTGTTATTCCATTAGTAAATGAGCAACGCAAGGCGCAATTTCTTGCCGCGAAAGCGGAGCTTGCACCAAATCTTGATATCGCCATTATCGATGGCCAGTCACGCGATGTGATGGCGGCAAGTGATGTTATCATGCTTGCTTCTGGCACCGCGACTTTAGAGGGCTTGCTCGTTAACCGTCCTATGGTGGTTGTGCATAAGATTCATTGGCTAACCTATAAAATCTTTAAGCCGATGATGAAAGTTGAGCATTACTCATTACCTAATCTACTCGCTAAAAAGGAGCTGATTGTCGAGCTGATTCAAGATGACGCGACTATCGATAATATAGTCACTGAAGCGTCGAAATTACTCGATAGTGATAACCAAGCGATGTTGGGTGAATTTAGTAAGTTACAGCAATTACTTAAGTGTGATGCTAGTGAGCGTGCTGCCGACAGTGTCCTTGGCCTAATCAAACAGAAATAA
- the rnhB gene encoding ribonuclease HII has product MPTEPEFIFPDLIVAGVDEVGRGPLVGDVVTAAVILDPNKPIEGLADSKKLSDKKRDALYDIIIENALAYCVGRASPQEIDELNILHATMLAMQRAVAGLPVTPQHVLIDGNRCPELPISSQSVVKGDARVEEISAASIIAKVTRDREMEALDKEFPQFGFAKHKGYPTKLHMEMIEQFGVTPYHRRSFKPVKAALEIK; this is encoded by the coding sequence ATGCCGACAGAACCAGAATTTATTTTTCCTGATCTCATCGTCGCTGGCGTCGATGAAGTTGGCCGCGGCCCATTAGTCGGTGACGTGGTCACCGCCGCGGTTATTTTAGATCCCAATAAACCAATCGAAGGCTTAGCGGATTCTAAAAAGCTTTCTGATAAAAAGCGCGATGCCCTGTACGATATTATTATTGAAAATGCGCTGGCCTATTGTGTCGGCCGTGCTAGCCCACAAGAAATTGATGAATTGAATATTCTTCACGCGACTATGCTGGCGATGCAGCGAGCAGTCGCTGGCCTGCCTGTAACGCCGCAACATGTACTGATTGATGGTAATCGTTGTCCTGAGCTGCCGATTTCATCGCAGTCTGTGGTAAAAGGGGATGCTCGCGTTGAAGAAATAAGTGCTGCCTCTATTATCGCCAAAGTAACCCGTGATCGCGAAATGGAAGCGCTGGACAAAGAGTTTCCGCAGTTTGGCTTTGCTAAACACAAAGGTTACCCGACGAAATTGCACATGGAAATGATTGAGCAATTTGGCGTAACCCCTTATCATCGACGTAGTTTTAAACCTGTAAAAGCGGCACTAGAAATAAAATAA
- the bamA gene encoding outer membrane protein assembly factor BamA — MKFPKLLAPIALLGTSFSSLAAEPFTVTDIRIQGLQRVALGAALLNTPVKVGDVVTDADIARIIKTLYKSTNFEDIQVFRDEGLLIIKVKERPTISAINYEGNKDLKDEQLAESLGGSGIKVGEPLDRTLLTEIEKGLEDFYYSVGKYSAKVEASVTPLARNRIELNFNFKEGDAASIEQINLVGNTVFSDEELKEGFELTDYTAWWNVFGERKYQKQKLQGDIETLESFYKDRGYIRFKVDSTQVSMTPDKKSLYISLNLDEGEIYKIKKVNLIGDIEKYRTILERLIPMQEGDTYNGAEVTFTEERLSRFLGNYGFAFPKVTTYPEIDDETKEVTLNMNIEPGARVYVNDIRFVGNYNTKDEVLRREMLQLEGTWLNNSKLEGSKNYLNRLGFFEDVETEVVPVAGHDDRVDVEVKVKETASGSFNAGVGYGSYGGLSLQLGVTQNNWLGTGNRVGINFNTNKYQKNVNLSYRDPYLTHDGISGGANIYWSEYDAGNANLARYNNKSYGIGFDLGFPINPVSRINLGIAFRHNDISELNQYEQVKPFYAVYGGASNGDIAFDNFEISAGWSRNTLNRARFPSAGSNTTFNGKMTVPGSEIQYFRLALESRHYFPLTRDHRYSLMGKIKLGYGNGYGKVDGNDHLYAFNENFRAGGPGSLRGFEANTVGPKAIYLLGNREQGSGSPIDIITDQSNLIYGDPTTISYSQYGIQNNPKRGFAIGGNAQALATLELFVPTPFVDEGASSSVRTSLFVEGGNVWDTEFDYDRYRQFSASEFDKIYDFSDPSEFRASYGVSFQWLSPMGPLVFSLARPIREVEGDRLEVFSFNIGTTF, encoded by the coding sequence ATGAAGTTTCCAAAGCTTTTGGCGCCAATCGCCTTATTAGGAACAAGTTTTAGTTCCCTAGCAGCTGAACCGTTTACAGTAACTGATATTCGAATTCAAGGCTTACAACGCGTTGCACTAGGTGCAGCATTATTAAATACCCCGGTTAAAGTTGGCGATGTAGTAACAGACGCTGACATTGCTCGTATTATTAAGACCCTTTATAAGTCAACAAACTTCGAAGATATTCAAGTCTTCCGCGATGAAGGTTTATTAATTATTAAGGTCAAAGAGCGTCCGACGATTTCTGCGATTAACTATGAAGGCAATAAAGACCTCAAGGATGAGCAGTTGGCTGAAAGTCTCGGTGGTTCTGGCATCAAGGTTGGTGAACCCTTGGACAGAACGCTGCTTACGGAAATCGAAAAAGGACTTGAAGATTTTTACTATAGTGTCGGTAAATATTCTGCAAAGGTTGAAGCCAGCGTTACGCCTTTGGCACGTAACCGTATTGAACTTAATTTCAACTTTAAAGAAGGTGATGCCGCAAGTATCGAGCAGATTAATTTAGTTGGTAATACTGTCTTTAGTGATGAAGAATTAAAAGAAGGTTTTGAATTAACAGATTATACCGCGTGGTGGAATGTTTTCGGTGAACGAAAGTACCAAAAACAAAAGCTGCAGGGTGATATAGAGACATTGGAATCTTTTTACAAAGATCGCGGTTATATTCGGTTTAAAGTTGACAGCACTCAGGTATCAATGACGCCAGACAAGAAGAGTTTATATATTTCACTTAATCTTGATGAAGGTGAGATTTATAAAATCAAGAAAGTTAACTTAATTGGTGATATAGAGAAATATCGAACTATTCTTGAGCGCTTAATTCCTATGCAAGAGGGTGATACTTATAACGGCGCAGAGGTTACTTTTACTGAAGAAAGATTGTCTCGTTTTCTTGGCAATTATGGATTTGCTTTTCCAAAAGTAACAACCTATCCAGAAATAGATGATGAGACAAAAGAAGTAACTTTAAACATGAATATAGAGCCTGGTGCTCGTGTTTATGTCAATGATATTCGATTTGTCGGGAATTATAATACCAAAGACGAAGTTTTACGCCGTGAAATGCTCCAATTAGAAGGTACTTGGCTCAATAATAGTAAACTTGAAGGATCAAAGAATTATTTAAATCGTTTAGGTTTCTTTGAGGATGTAGAAACTGAAGTAGTTCCGGTGGCTGGACATGACGACAGAGTCGACGTTGAAGTTAAAGTTAAAGAAACTGCATCAGGGTCATTTAATGCTGGTGTTGGTTACGGTAGCTATGGCGGCCTAAGTCTACAATTAGGCGTTACTCAGAATAATTGGTTGGGGACAGGTAACCGCGTAGGTATTAATTTTAATACCAATAAGTATCAAAAAAACGTTAATTTGTCTTATCGCGATCCATATTTAACACATGATGGGATTAGTGGCGGAGCAAATATTTATTGGTCTGAATATGATGCGGGTAATGCAAATTTAGCGCGTTATAACAACAAATCATATGGCATTGGTTTTGATTTAGGTTTTCCAATTAATCCTGTAAGCCGAATAAATTTAGGTATTGCTTTTAGACATAATGATATTTCTGAACTAAATCAGTACGAGCAGGTTAAACCATTTTATGCTGTATACGGTGGCGCTAGTAACGGTGATATTGCTTTTGACAACTTCGAAATATCCGCTGGATGGAGCAGAAATACCTTAAATCGTGCTCGCTTTCCATCAGCTGGGTCTAATACTACTTTCAATGGTAAAATGACAGTTCCTGGTAGTGAGATTCAGTATTTCCGTCTAGCGCTAGAGTCGAGACATTATTTCCCATTAACGCGTGATCATCGTTATTCATTGATGGGAAAGATTAAACTTGGCTATGGCAATGGCTATGGTAAAGTTGATGGCAATGATCATTTATACGCGTTTAATGAAAACTTCCGTGCTGGTGGTCCAGGCTCTCTGCGTGGCTTTGAAGCCAATACAGTCGGCCCTAAAGCAATATACTTATTAGGTAATAGGGAACAAGGTTCTGGTAGCCCAATTGATATCATTACTGATCAATCAAACTTGATTTATGGTGACCCTACAACTATTTCATATAGCCAGTACGGTATTCAAAATAACCCCAAGCGCGGTTTCGCGATTGGTGGTAATGCTCAAGCATTAGCAACACTTGAACTTTTCGTACCGACGCCATTTGTTGATGAGGGAGCGTCGAGCTCTGTTCGAACAAGTCTATTTGTTGAAGGCGGCAATGTATGGGATACGGAATTTGATTATGACCGCTATCGTCAGTTTTCCGCATCTGAGTTTGATAAAATTTATGATTTCTCAGATCCTAGTGAGTTTAGAGCGTCATACGGTGTATCTTTCCAATGGTTATCACCAATGGGACCATTGGTATTTAGTTTGGCGAGACCAATTCGCGAAGTGGAAGGTGATCGTTTAGAAGTATTTTCGTTTAATATCGGAACAACATTTTAA
- the lpxD gene encoding UDP-3-O-(3-hydroxymyristoyl)glucosamine N-acyltransferase: MAKFTLAQLAKELNALVKGDDSVVVSSIATLKSAQSGQISFLSNPKYKEQIFESQASAIIMREVDAADFDGNALILDEPYVGYAMLANIMDSTPAPAVGISPMAKISAQATIGENVAIGANSVIEAGAIVGDNCVIGANCFVGENTSLGDGVKLWANVVIYHNVKLGANCLIHSSAVIGADGFGFAPHNGQWHKIPQLGGVKIGAGTEVGAGTTIDRGALDATVVGKGCIIDDQVHLGHNVILGDFCAMAANTCVAGSVNIGNNCIIGGACAINGHLSICDGVTITGMSMVIKDISEAGVYSSGMPSQTNREWRKNGARYRQLDDMAKRLKAVEKRLNQA; this comes from the coding sequence ATGGCAAAATTTACTCTCGCTCAATTAGCGAAAGAGCTAAATGCATTAGTGAAAGGGGACGACAGTGTAGTCGTCTCTAGCATCGCGACTTTGAAATCTGCTCAATCTGGGCAGATTTCTTTTTTGTCTAACCCGAAATATAAAGAGCAAATCTTTGAGTCACAAGCAAGCGCGATTATTATGCGTGAAGTTGATGCCGCTGATTTTGATGGTAATGCTCTGATTTTGGATGAGCCTTATGTTGGTTACGCTATGCTAGCCAATATTATGGACTCGACGCCTGCCCCGGCTGTTGGCATTAGCCCGATGGCAAAAATATCTGCGCAGGCGACTATCGGAGAAAACGTAGCCATTGGGGCTAACAGCGTTATAGAAGCTGGTGCTATTGTTGGCGACAACTGCGTGATTGGCGCTAATTGTTTCGTTGGTGAGAACACGTCATTAGGTGACGGTGTTAAACTGTGGGCAAACGTTGTGATATATCACAACGTTAAGCTCGGTGCTAACTGTTTGATTCATTCTAGCGCGGTTATCGGCGCCGATGGTTTTGGGTTTGCACCACATAACGGGCAATGGCATAAAATCCCACAGCTTGGTGGTGTTAAAATTGGTGCTGGTACAGAAGTTGGTGCTGGTACAACAATAGATCGCGGCGCGTTAGATGCCACTGTTGTCGGTAAAGGTTGTATTATTGATGATCAAGTTCACCTTGGCCACAATGTAATCCTTGGCGATTTTTGTGCTATGGCGGCGAATACCTGTGTGGCGGGTAGTGTCAATATTGGCAATAACTGTATCATCGGTGGTGCATGTGCCATCAATGGTCATCTCTCTATTTGTGACGGGGTCACGATCACAGGGATGAGCATGGTTATTAAAGATATTTCTGAAGCTGGTGTATACTCTTCGGGTATGCCTTCTCAAACTAACCGTGAATGGCGCAAAAATGGCGCGCGTTATCGTCAGCTCGACGATATGGCCAAACGACTCAAAGCCGTTGAAAAACGACTTAATCAAGCTTAA
- a CDS encoding OmpH family outer membrane protein, with protein MNKLATAVTAAALLVGTSFSSASYAFEQKIGVIDMGTIFQNLPQREQLSQNLESEFKERREAVQAIVKKMQDLSEKSKRDAALLTQQQKLDMQREMESLKSDYQLKGKALEEDMRRRGAEEQNKLLLQVQKAVNEVAKEKKYDVILQSNAVAYINKENDISQLVAKKVAKSK; from the coding sequence TTGAACAAGTTAGCAACAGCAGTTACTGCAGCAGCATTATTAGTAGGCACTTCATTTAGCAGTGCGAGTTACGCTTTCGAGCAAAAGATTGGCGTAATCGATATGGGAACTATTTTTCAGAACCTGCCACAACGTGAACAGTTAAGCCAGAATCTAGAATCAGAGTTCAAAGAACGTCGTGAAGCGGTGCAAGCTATCGTTAAGAAAATGCAAGATCTATCTGAGAAAAGTAAGCGCGATGCTGCGTTATTAACTCAGCAACAAAAACTAGATATGCAGCGCGAAATGGAATCTCTAAAAAGCGATTACCAATTAAAAGGTAAAGCATTAGAAGAAGATATGCGTCGTCGTGGTGCTGAAGAGCAAAACAAATTGTTATTGCAGGTTCAAAAAGCGGTTAACGAAGTTGCAAAAGAAAAGAAATACGATGTAATTCTGCAATCGAACGCTGTAGCTTATATCAATAAAGAGAATGACATTTCTCAATTGGTTGCAAAGAAAGTAGCTAAGTCTAAGTAA
- the fabZ gene encoding 3-hydroxyacyl-ACP dehydratase FabZ, with amino-acid sequence MSNELSPLEINEIMELLPHRYPFLLIDKVIDFEVGKSLHAVKNVTINEPFFQGHFPIKPIMPGVLLLEAMAQATGVLGFKTIEKSDDTLYYFAAIDNARFKQPVVPGDVVHIHVEYLKERRGIGKFYCEAKVDGKVVCSADLMCARKD; translated from the coding sequence TTGTCTAACGAATTATCACCACTTGAAATCAATGAAATCATGGAGCTTTTGCCTCATCGTTACCCTTTTTTATTAATCGATAAGGTTATTGACTTCGAGGTGGGTAAATCATTGCACGCCGTTAAAAACGTAACTATTAACGAGCCGTTTTTCCAAGGTCACTTTCCAATCAAACCTATTATGCCAGGTGTGTTGTTGTTAGAAGCAATGGCTCAGGCAACCGGTGTTCTTGGTTTTAAAACGATTGAAAAGTCAGACGATACTCTTTACTACTTTGCAGCAATTGATAACGCGCGATTCAAGCAACCAGTTGTGCCAGGTGATGTTGTTCATATTCATGTTGAATATTTAAAAGAACGTCGCGGTATTGGTAAGTTTTATTGTGAAGCCAAAGTTGATGGCAAGGTTGTTTGTAGTGCAGATCTTATGTGTGCTCGTAAGGACTAA
- the dnaE gene encoding DNA polymerase III subunit alpha, which produces MTDPKFVHLRIHSDFSMADGVAKVGKIVGKVDELKMPAMAITDLVNMCGLVKFYRGTHGAGIKPIIGADMWVQSDEFDEEPWRITILCKDNKGYNNLTLLISEAYLRGKIQDKAVIDKKWLAKYNEGLIILSGGREGDVGMALLKGNEKLARQCLAFYQEHFPDSYYLELLRTGRVNEEEYLHAACQLASQTNVPVVATNEVVFLNSDDFDAHEVRVAIHDGYALADPRRPKRYSEEQYLRTEEEMCELFSDIPSALENSVEIAKRCNVTVVLDEYVLPDYPTGDLEIEDFLVKVSEEGLEERLEFLFPDEEERSRRRPEYDDRLKVELDVVNQMGFPGYFLIVMEFIQWSKDNDVPVGPGRGSGAGSLVAYALKITDLDPLEYDLLFERFLNPERVSMPDFDVDFCMEGRDRVIDHVAELYGRDAVSQIITFGTMAAKAVVRDVGRVMGQPYGFVDRLTKLIPAEPGMSLAKAWDVEPQLDQLYQADEDVRELIDMARRLEGTTRNAGKHAGGVVISPTTITDFAPLLCDDEGKNPVTQFDKNDVETAGLVKFDFLGLRTLTILKWALDPLNAARKDKGLEPVMIESIPLDDKPSFDMLKRSETTAVFQLESRGMKELISRLLPDCFEDIVALVALFRPGPLQSGMVDNFIDRKHGREEVSYPDQQWQHESLKDVLEPTYGIILYQEQVMQIAQVLSGYTLGGADMLRRAMGKKKPEEMAKQRSTFEEGAIKNGIDGELAMKIFDLVEKFAGYGFNKSHSAAYALVSYQTLWMKCHYPAYFMAAVMSADMDNTDKIVTLVDECDRMKLVLHPPDVNSGQYMFSVNEDEEIVYGIGAIKGVGEGPVDAILEARAEGGPFKDLFDFCGRVDTKRVNKRTFEKLIKAGALDKLGPHRAAMMASLPEAIKASEQHAKDRAVGQHDLFGLLASHDEDVTHEFADVMPWPDKIWLEGERETLGLYLTGHPINQYLPELKHYTRCRLKDIAPTERGQQVKAAGLVIASRVMITKRGSKMGILTIDDKSGRLEATLYAEVLEKYEELLQKDKILILEGEVSFDDFSGGNRMSVKEVYDVANARERFATALELKVEQQQIDKHFFTRFNQALAPFQYGALPVNIFYSRAEATAKLELGIQWRVTPDDELLDNLRMLLGKRHVRLKF; this is translated from the coding sequence GTGACCGATCCTAAATTTGTTCACCTGAGAATCCACTCTGATTTCTCGATGGCCGATGGTGTTGCCAAAGTTGGTAAGATTGTTGGCAAAGTCGATGAGTTAAAAATGCCTGCAATGGCTATTACCGATCTGGTTAACATGTGTGGCCTGGTGAAGTTTTATCGCGGCACGCACGGTGCTGGCATCAAGCCAATTATTGGCGCAGATATGTGGGTGCAAAGCGATGAGTTCGATGAAGAGCCATGGCGTATTACCATTCTCTGTAAAGATAACAAGGGTTACAACAATCTCACCTTATTGATTTCCGAAGCCTATTTACGCGGTAAGATTCAAGATAAAGCCGTTATCGACAAAAAATGGCTAGCAAAATATAACGAAGGCCTGATCATTCTCTCTGGTGGTCGTGAAGGCGATGTAGGCATGGCGCTGTTAAAGGGCAACGAAAAACTCGCTCGCCAGTGTTTGGCTTTCTACCAAGAGCATTTTCCAGATAGCTATTATTTAGAACTATTGCGCACAGGCCGCGTTAACGAAGAAGAGTATTTACACGCTGCCTGTCAGCTTGCTAGCCAGACTAACGTTCCTGTAGTTGCCACAAACGAAGTTGTATTCTTAAATAGTGACGATTTCGATGCCCATGAAGTGCGCGTGGCGATTCACGATGGTTATGCGTTAGCTGATCCTAGGCGCCCAAAACGATACAGCGAAGAACAATACCTGCGCACCGAAGAAGAGATGTGCGAGCTGTTTAGCGATATTCCATCGGCATTAGAAAACAGCGTCGAGATTGCTAAACGCTGTAATGTTACCGTTGTACTCGATGAATACGTGCTGCCTGATTACCCAACAGGTGATTTAGAAATTGAAGACTTCTTAGTTAAGGTATCTGAAGAAGGTCTTGAAGAACGTTTAGAATTCTTATTTCCTGATGAAGAAGAGCGCAGCAGACGTCGCCCTGAGTATGATGATCGCTTAAAAGTCGAGCTCGACGTTGTTAACCAAATGGGATTCCCCGGTTACTTCCTTATCGTAATGGAGTTTATCCAGTGGAGTAAAGATAACGATGTACCTGTGGGCCCTGGGCGTGGTTCTGGTGCTGGTTCATTAGTGGCTTATGCGCTAAAAATTACCGATCTCGATCCTCTTGAATACGATTTGCTATTTGAGCGCTTCCTAAACCCTGAACGTGTTTCGATGCCGGATTTCGACGTCGATTTTTGTATGGAAGGTCGCGATAGAGTAATCGATCACGTAGCTGAATTGTATGGCCGTGATGCGGTATCCCAGATCATTACCTTTGGTACCATGGCGGCAAAGGCTGTTGTACGCGACGTAGGCCGTGTGATGGGGCAGCCTTATGGTTTCGTTGACCGTTTAACAAAATTGATTCCCGCAGAGCCGGGGATGTCGCTGGCTAAAGCATGGGATGTTGAACCGCAGCTCGATCAGCTTTATCAAGCAGACGAAGACGTGCGCGAGCTTATCGATATGGCGCGCCGCCTTGAAGGTACAACGCGTAATGCCGGTAAACACGCCGGTGGTGTTGTTATCTCGCCAACCACCATTACCGATTTTGCGCCGCTGCTGTGTGACGATGAAGGTAAAAATCCTGTTACTCAGTTTGATAAAAATGACGTTGAAACAGCGGGACTGGTAAAGTTTGACTTCTTAGGTCTGCGTACGCTGACCATCTTGAAATGGGCGTTAGATCCACTTAACGCAGCACGTAAGGATAAAGGCCTAGAGCCTGTGATGATCGAATCGATTCCCCTCGATGATAAACCGTCATTTGATATGCTCAAGCGCAGTGAAACCACCGCCGTATTCCAGTTGGAATCTCGGGGTATGAAAGAGCTTATTAGCCGTCTTTTACCTGACTGTTTTGAAGATATCGTCGCACTAGTAGCCCTGTTTAGACCGGGGCCGCTACAGTCGGGCATGGTAGATAACTTTATCGACCGTAAACACGGCCGCGAGGAAGTCTCTTACCCTGACCAACAATGGCAGCACGAATCGCTAAAAGACGTACTTGAGCCAACCTATGGCATTATCTTGTATCAAGAGCAGGTAATGCAGATTGCGCAGGTACTTTCGGGTTATACCCTTGGTGGCGCGGATATGTTGCGTCGTGCGATGGGTAAGAAAAAACCAGAGGAAATGGCTAAGCAGCGCTCGACGTTCGAAGAAGGTGCAATAAAAAATGGCATCGATGGCGAACTCGCCATGAAAATCTTCGACTTGGTAGAGAAATTCGCGGGTTACGGATTTAATAAATCTCACTCGGCAGCCTACGCACTGGTTTCTTATCAAACGCTGTGGATGAAGTGTCACTATCCTGCCTATTTCATGGCGGCGGTAATGTCGGCGGATATGGATAACACCGATAAGATCGTGACCTTGGTGGATGAATGTGATCGCATGAAGTTAGTGCTGCATCCGCCAGATGTAAACTCTGGCCAATACATGTTCAGTGTTAACGAAGACGAAGAGATTGTTTATGGCATCGGCGCTATCAAAGGTGTGGGTGAAGGCCCTGTGGATGCGATTTTAGAAGCGCGCGCCGAAGGTGGTCCTTTCAAAGATCTGTTTGATTTTTGTGGTCGTGTCGATACTAAACGCGTTAATAAGCGCACCTTCGAAAAGCTGATTAAAGCAGGGGCACTAGACAAGCTAGGGCCACATCGTGCGGCTATGATGGCGTCATTACCTGAAGCTATAAAAGCATCTGAGCAACATGCCAAAGACAGAGCCGTTGGTCAGCACGATTTATTTGGCCTGTTGGCGAGTCACGATGAAGACGTGACACACGAGTTTGCCGATGTGATGCCGTGGCCCGATAAAATCTGGCTAGAAGGCGAGCGAGAGACCCTTGGTCTTTACCTGACAGGTCACCCAATAAATCAGTATTTACCTGAACTTAAACACTATACTCGTTGTCGTTTAAAAGACATTGCGCCGACGGAGCGCGGCCAACAAGTTAAAGCAGCTGGTTTAGTTATCGCCTCGCGTGTGATGATCACTAAGCGCGGATCTAAGATGGGGATTTTAACCATCGATGATAAAAGTGGTCGTTTAGAGGCAACTTTATATGCCGAAGTCTTGGAAAAGTACGAAGAATTACTGCAAAAAGACAAAATATTGATATTAGAGGGAGAGGTCAGCTTTGATGATTTTTCCGGTGGTAATAGAATGTCGGTCAAAGAGGTCTATGACGTCGCAAATGCCCGTGAGCGCTTTGCTACAGCGTTGGAACTCAAGGTTGAACAACAACAGATCGATAAGCACTTTTTTACACGATTTAACCAAGCTTTAGCACCATTTCAATACGGTGCATTGCCGGTTAATATTTTTTATTCACGTGCTGAAGCCACTGCCAAACTCGAGTTGGGGATTCAATGGCGGGTAACGCCAGATGATGAACTGTTGGACAACTTGCGAATGCTACTTGGTAAGCGGCATGTGCGATTGAAGTTCTAA
- the lpxA gene encoding acyl-ACP--UDP-N-acetylglucosamine O-acyltransferase, producing the protein MIDPLAFVHPNATLGKNVSVGPWSYIGADVTLGDGCIVESHVVIKGPSKIGKENHFFQFSSVGEQCQDKKFAGEDTQLIMGDRNVVREGVTIHRGTVQDKGITQIGSDNLLMAYVHVAHDCMIGNNCILANSVNLAGHVHVDDFAIIGGMTGVHQFVKIGAHCFVGATSWVNQDVPPFVICSGQPCVPRGINSEGLKRRDFSKASILAIRRGFKTLYKQQLSLEDAVTELNSSDDENVALFVDFINKSTRGIIR; encoded by the coding sequence GTGATAGATCCCTTAGCATTTGTACATCCCAATGCAACCCTAGGCAAGAACGTTAGCGTAGGACCGTGGAGTTATATCGGTGCCGATGTGACACTAGGCGACGGTTGTATTGTCGAATCTCATGTGGTCATTAAAGGTCCATCGAAGATTGGTAAAGAAAATCATTTTTTCCAATTTTCTTCGGTGGGTGAGCAATGTCAGGACAAGAAATTTGCCGGTGAAGATACCCAATTAATCATGGGGGATCGCAATGTCGTGCGTGAAGGCGTGACAATTCATCGTGGAACAGTACAAGATAAAGGAATTACACAAATCGGCAGTGATAACCTGCTGATGGCTTATGTACATGTTGCTCATGACTGTATGATTGGCAACAACTGTATTTTAGCTAACAGCGTTAATCTTGCTGGCCATGTTCATGTTGATGACTTTGCAATTATCGGCGGCATGACAGGCGTACATCAATTTGTGAAAATTGGTGCTCACTGTTTTGTTGGTGCGACTTCTTGGGTCAATCAAGATGTACCGCCGTTTGTGATTTGTTCTGGGCAACCTTGTGTGCCACGGGGTATTAACAGTGAAGGATTGAAGCGTCGTGATTTTAGTAAAGCTTCAATCTTGGCGATTCGCCGAGGCTTTAAAACACTTTACAAGCAGCAATTGTCGCTTGAAGATGCTGTTACTGAATTAAATAGTTCAGACGATGAAAACGTTGCACTCTTTGTTGATTTCATTAACAAATCTACCCGCGGAATCATTCGCTAA